Proteins encoded in a region of the Shewanella polaris genome:
- the lptG gene encoding LPS export ABC transporter permease LptG: protein MRILDLYIARMIIGTSSLCLLILTGLSGIIKWVDQLRVVGRGAYTMMDAAIYVLFLVPRDIEMFFPMAVLLGALIGMGMLASNSELVVMQASGMSRLQITQSAMKTAIPLMILVMALGEWGAPIAEKSAKELQATKISGGSLIKSHRGIWAKDGDLFVNIGEVLDINTLNNISLYEFSDQQELTRVTHAKTAAFTDNAWQLTTVENTTVKGDRVIREHLDTDVWQSSLTPDKLSVVSVKPEALSISGLIDYLDYLEVNQQDPSRYELALWRKIMQPVTVAVMMLVALSFVFGPLRTVTMGARVLLGVVAGFSFYISNQIFGPMSIVYELPAAVGAIAPSILFTGLALYYIRK, encoded by the coding sequence ATGAGAATATTAGATCTTTATATCGCCCGCATGATTATCGGCACATCAAGTTTATGTTTACTTATTTTGACAGGATTATCTGGGATTATTAAGTGGGTAGACCAATTACGCGTTGTTGGTCGTGGTGCTTATACCATGATGGATGCGGCGATTTATGTTCTGTTTTTAGTGCCTCGAGATATTGAAATGTTTTTCCCAATGGCGGTATTGCTTGGAGCATTAATTGGTATGGGCATGTTGGCATCAAATTCAGAATTAGTCGTGATGCAAGCCTCTGGTATGTCACGCTTACAAATAACTCAATCTGCGATGAAAACGGCAATACCTTTGATGATTTTAGTGATGGCGCTGGGTGAGTGGGGCGCACCTATTGCTGAAAAAAGTGCTAAAGAACTGCAGGCAACTAAAATATCGGGTGGCAGTTTAATAAAGTCTCATCGTGGTATTTGGGCTAAAGATGGTGACTTATTTGTTAATATTGGTGAAGTATTAGATATTAACACTTTGAATAATATTAGCTTGTATGAGTTTAGTGATCAGCAAGAACTAACCAGAGTGACACATGCTAAAACAGCGGCATTCACTGATAATGCTTGGCAATTAACCACTGTTGAAAATACTACTGTAAAAGGTGATCGTGTTATTCGTGAGCATCTTGATACTGATGTATGGCAGTCCTCATTAACGCCTGATAAGTTAAGCGTAGTGTCGGTAAAACCTGAGGCGCTTTCTATAAGTGGACTCATTGATTATTTGGATTATTTAGAAGTTAATCAACAAGACCCAAGTCGTTATGAGTTAGCGTTATGGCGCAAAATTATGCAACCCGTGACCGTGGCTGTAATGATGTTAGTGGCATTGTCATTTGTATTTGGCCCATTACGAACTGTTACTATGGGGGCTCGTGTGTTGCTGGGTGTAGTGGCTGGATTTAGCTTTTATATCAGTAACCAGATATTTGGTCCTATGAGCATAGTGTATGAATTACCCGCCGCAGTAGGGGCTATAGCGCCGAGCATATTGTTCACGGGATTAGCTTTGTATTATATTCGTAAATAA
- the lptF gene encoding LPS export ABC transporter permease LptF — protein MIVFRYLIREVLKAQFAVLLVLLTIFISQQFVRVLADASDGEFPASLVMTLLGLNLPQLTVLVLPLSFFLGILLAHGRMYAENEMVVLHSVGVSEWYVTRVTLLVAFANLLFTAYLSIYVGPWAEERQNQVLEKAQSEAGLAALTQGRFQESPNGRAVLFVEKINKDNTLDKVFVAQLPDPEDENGLTNIVVANKGRVIEDNIGSQQLQLENGFRYQGSPRSLELQVIAFGGYKMEIKEQEVDERRRKLSALPFDELLDTPGPEAAAEFQWRLAIPISIPLLTLIAVPLARVNVRQGKFAKMFPAILLYLGYFGLMVAGKKALQDEVIPQFLGMWWIHGFALMLGLLLLIKERPTGMKFLNLFKRKQVTA, from the coding sequence GTGATTGTATTTAGATATCTTATTCGTGAAGTTTTAAAAGCACAATTCGCGGTACTTTTAGTGTTGTTAACTATTTTTATCAGCCAACAATTTGTGCGAGTGTTAGCTGACGCATCGGACGGTGAATTTCCCGCTTCATTAGTGATGACATTATTAGGGTTAAATTTACCTCAATTAACCGTATTAGTATTACCGTTAAGTTTCTTTTTAGGGATATTGCTTGCTCACGGTCGAATGTATGCCGAAAATGAAATGGTGGTATTACACAGTGTAGGCGTGAGTGAATGGTATGTCACCCGAGTCACCTTATTGGTGGCTTTTGCTAATTTGTTGTTTACCGCATATTTATCGATTTATGTAGGACCTTGGGCTGAAGAACGCCAAAATCAAGTCTTAGAAAAAGCGCAATCAGAAGCTGGTCTAGCGGCATTAACTCAGGGGCGTTTTCAAGAAAGCCCTAATGGTCGAGCGGTATTATTTGTCGAAAAAATAAATAAAGACAATACATTAGATAAGGTTTTTGTTGCACAGCTTCCCGATCCAGAAGACGAAAATGGTCTAACAAATATTGTTGTCGCCAATAAAGGTCGAGTGATTGAAGATAATATTGGTAGCCAACAGTTACAACTTGAAAATGGCTTCCGTTATCAAGGTAGCCCTAGGTCACTTGAGTTGCAGGTGATAGCGTTTGGTGGCTATAAAATGGAAATCAAAGAACAGGAAGTGGATGAGCGTCGACGTAAATTATCGGCATTACCCTTTGATGAGTTGTTAGATACTCCAGGCCCAGAAGCAGCAGCAGAATTTCAATGGAGACTGGCCATTCCTATTTCAATTCCATTGCTCACTTTGATTGCTGTGCCATTAGCGCGAGTGAATGTACGTCAGGGTAAGTTTGCTAAGATGTTTCCAGCAATTTTGCTGTACTTAGGGTATTTCGGATTAATGGTTGCAGGTAAAAAAGCGTTGCAAGATGAGGTGATACCACAGTTTTTAGGCATGTGGTGGATCCACGGGTTTGCGTTGATGTTAGGGCTGTTGTTGTTAATTAAAGAACGCCCTACAGGGATGAAATTCCTAAATTTATTTAAACGCAAGCAGGTGACTGCATGA
- the pepA gene encoding leucyl aminopeptidase, whose amino-acid sequence MEFSVKSGSPEKQRSACIVVGVYEPRRLSGIAEQLDKISEGYISNLLRRGDLEGKPGQMLLLHHVPNVLSERVLLVGCGKERELDERQYKQIITKTISTLNETGSMEAVCFLTELHVKGRDTYWKVRQAIESTKNSLYSFDALKTRKGETRRPLRKMVFNVPTRRELTIGERAIEHGTAVSSGMHLCRDVANMPPNICNPAYLASQARQMAEVHENLTVTTIGEEQMAKLGMNAYLAVGRASANESIMTVMEYQGAVNSTEKPIVLVGKGLTFDSGGISLKPGEAMDEMKYDMGGAAGVIGTMKALCEMKLPINVIGILAGCENMPAGNAYRPGDILTTMSGQTVEVLNTDAEGRLVLCDVLTYVERFEPELVIDTATLTGACVIALGKHASGLFSSHNPLAHEILNAGEQSGDRAWRMPLWDEYQDMLDSPFADMTNLGGRPAGSITAACFLSRFAKKYNWAHLDVAGTAWNSGANKGSTGRPVPILSQFLINRAGVEISE is encoded by the coding sequence ATGGAGTTTAGCGTAAAGAGCGGCAGCCCCGAAAAGCAACGTTCAGCCTGCATCGTTGTCGGCGTATACGAACCTCGCCGTCTGTCTGGTATCGCAGAGCAATTGGATAAAATAAGTGAAGGTTACATCAGTAACCTACTTCGTCGTGGTGACCTTGAAGGAAAACCAGGACAAATGTTGCTATTGCATCACGTGCCAAATGTATTAAGTGAACGTGTGTTACTGGTTGGTTGTGGCAAAGAGCGTGAGTTAGACGAGCGCCAATACAAACAAATTATCACAAAAACCATTAGTACCCTTAATGAAACGGGTTCAATGGAAGCCGTATGCTTCTTAACTGAATTGCATGTCAAAGGCCGCGACACCTACTGGAAAGTTCGCCAAGCCATTGAAAGCACTAAAAACAGTTTATACTCATTTGACGCATTAAAAACTCGTAAAGGCGAAACTCGTCGTCCATTACGTAAAATGGTATTCAATGTGCCGACACGCCGTGAATTAACCATTGGTGAGCGTGCGATTGAGCATGGTACAGCAGTTTCTTCGGGTATGCATTTATGCCGCGATGTAGCTAATATGCCACCTAACATTTGTAACCCTGCTTATTTAGCATCTCAAGCCCGTCAAATGGCTGAAGTGCATGAAAACCTTACTGTCACGACTATTGGCGAAGAGCAAATGGCTAAGTTAGGCATGAACGCTTACCTTGCTGTTGGCCGTGCTAGCGCAAACGAATCTATCATGACAGTGATGGAATATCAGGGCGCAGTAAACAGCACAGAAAAGCCAATTGTACTCGTAGGTAAAGGATTAACGTTTGACTCTGGTGGGATTTCATTAAAGCCAGGCGAAGCCATGGACGAAATGAAATACGACATGGGCGGCGCTGCGGGTGTGATTGGCACCATGAAAGCGTTATGCGAAATGAAATTACCTATCAACGTTATTGGTATATTAGCTGGCTGTGAAAACATGCCTGCCGGTAATGCTTATCGCCCTGGTGACATTTTAACCACTATGTCAGGTCAAACGGTTGAAGTACTTAATACTGATGCTGAAGGCCGTTTAGTGCTATGTGACGTATTAACCTACGTTGAGCGCTTTGAACCTGAATTAGTCATTGATACAGCCACTTTAACCGGTGCTTGTGTTATTGCATTAGGTAAACACGCTTCAGGCTTGTTTAGTTCTCATAACCCATTGGCACATGAGATCCTTAATGCTGGTGAGCAAAGTGGTGACCGTGCGTGGCGCATGCCATTATGGGATGAATATCAAGACATGCTTGATAGCCCATTTGCCGACATGACTAACTTAGGCGGCCGTCCAGCAGGTTCAATCACTGCGGCATGCTTCTTATCGCGTTTCGCTAAGAAGTATAACTGGGCACATTTAGATGTCGCAGGTACAGCTTGGAACAGCGGTGCGAACAAAGGCTCTACAGGTCGTCCAGTTCCGATTTTAAGCCAGTTCTTAATTAACCGCGCTGGTGTTGAAATTAGCGAGTAA
- a CDS encoding substrate-binding periplasmic protein, with translation MNEAKVSLELVTKRGIKKMKPLLSKLYVIILSISFVLIPTRHLYANNASQVQFITHPLPPFSYLDNGRLSGFAIDILKAMMQNTQQTAKIEMYPFNRAFQMLKSQQNTALLVIAKRPEREVNMKWVGPIISSGVYFYQKSKSGLSLAHLEDLKRVQNIGVVLDNADHTYLDSQGFTNLSTDKAQLQSLKMLHYGRVDVAPMSELVMPFLAKAADIDINSIERTPIKLYDSTLYIAFSNDTSDDVVSLWQQAFDELISSGKYQTIYQGYFPTDIDIAKQ, from the coding sequence TTGAATGAAGCCAAAGTATCTCTTGAACTTGTCACTAAGCGTGGCATTAAAAAAATGAAGCCTTTACTTTCAAAGCTTTATGTTATCATATTGAGTATTTCTTTTGTTCTCATTCCAACGAGACATTTATACGCAAACAATGCTTCCCAAGTGCAGTTCATCACCCATCCACTACCTCCATTTAGTTACTTAGATAATGGTCGTTTAAGCGGTTTTGCCATCGATATACTTAAAGCCATGATGCAAAATACTCAACAAACAGCCAAGATTGAAATGTATCCATTTAATCGAGCATTTCAAATGTTAAAATCACAACAAAACACTGCGTTGCTTGTCATTGCGAAAAGGCCGGAAAGAGAAGTAAACATGAAATGGGTAGGCCCCATTATCAGCAGCGGAGTGTATTTTTACCAAAAAAGTAAATCAGGATTGTCACTCGCCCATTTGGAAGATTTAAAGCGAGTGCAAAATATTGGCGTTGTATTGGATAATGCCGATCATACTTATTTGGATTCACAGGGATTCACTAACCTCAGCACAGACAAAGCCCAGCTACAGTCACTTAAAATGCTTCATTATGGCAGAGTTGATGTCGCACCTATGAGCGAGCTTGTAATGCCCTTTTTGGCAAAAGCGGCTGATATCGATATCAATTCAATTGAGCGTACACCTATAAAATTGTACGACTCCACCTTGTATATCGCGTTTTCAAACGACACTAGTGATGATGTTGTTTCATTATGGCAACAAGCATTTGATGAATTAATCTCATCAGGCAAATATCAAACTATTTATCAAGGTTATTTCCCGACTGATATCGATATTGCTAAGCAATAA
- a CDS encoding DNA polymerase III subunit chi: protein MTQAIFYLMPENHNQMSALDALYLAACRLAEQQYRQQKTVYIHCKDKQQAYAIDELLWQFEPNAFVPHNLKGEGPVTGAPVEIGFDTLGPNKSRQVLINLADQMPSFAVNLPHIIDFVANDDELKRIARNRYRQYQNVGITPSTQALAE from the coding sequence ATGACTCAAGCCATATTTTACCTTATGCCTGAAAATCATAATCAAATGAGTGCATTAGATGCACTGTATTTAGCTGCTTGCAGGTTAGCTGAACAACAATATCGTCAACAAAAAACAGTCTACATTCACTGCAAAGACAAACAGCAAGCTTATGCAATTGACGAATTACTGTGGCAATTTGAGCCAAACGCCTTTGTACCACACAACTTAAAAGGTGAAGGCCCAGTGACAGGTGCGCCAGTCGAAATTGGTTTTGATACCTTAGGGCCAAATAAAAGTCGCCAAGTTCTGATTAATCTTGCAGACCAAATGCCCAGTTTTGCGGTAAACTTGCCCCATATTATCGATTTTGTCGCTAATGATGACGAACTCAAGCGCATTGCACGCAATCGCTACCGTCAATATCAGAATGTAGGCATTACGCCCAGCACTCAAGCATTAGCCGAATAA
- a CDS encoding valine--tRNA ligase: protein MEKTYNPKSIEQALYQNWEEQGYFKPSGDESQGNYCIMIPPPNVTGSLHMGHAFQDTIMDTLTRYERMKGKNTLWQIGTDHAGIATQMLVERKLEAEEGKTRHDLGRDAFIDKVWDWKEQSGGTITKQLRRMGASVDWDRERFTMDEGLSKAVQEVFVRLYDDELIYRGKRLVNWDPKLHTAISDLEVENKEKQGHMWHFRYPLAQGALTADGKDYLEVATTRPETMLGDSAVAVHPDDERYQSLIGKFILLPIVNRLVPIVADDYVDMEFGTGCVKITPAHDFNDYEVGKRHQLPMYSIFTLDACVRSFVEVINTDGTPNKDIEIALPERYVGLDRFKARTVIVEEFETLGLLEKIAPHGLKVPYGDRSGVVIEPLLTDQWYVAVQSMAKTAIEAVETGEIKFVPQQYENMYFSWMRDIKDWCISRQLWWGHRIPAWYDENGKVYVGRNEAEVRAKHQFADSVVLRQDDDVLDTWFSSALWTFSTLGWPDNLEDLKTFHPTDVLVTGFDIIFFWVARMIMMTMHFIKDEDGKPQVPFKTVYVTGLIRDEAGNKMSKSKGNVLDPLDMIDGIDLETLVTKRTGNMMQPQLAAKIEKSTRKEFADGIEAHGTDALRFTLAAMASTGRDINWDMKRLDGYRSFCNKLWNASRYVLMNTEVQTDPDSDEAGEPLDCGQLLVNGKPGTMELSLADRWIIGLFNQTVKTFDDHMAAYRFDLAANTLYEFTWNQFCDWYLELTKPVMQNGSDAQMRGTRHTLVNVLEKMQRLMHPIMPYITETIWQRVKPLAGVTGDTIMLASFPTYQADQVDATAMADLEWVKQVIVAVRNIRAELNIAPSKPLNALVRGVSYEDRIRLEANQTFFASLAKLETITILEEGETAPMSSTQLVGNMELLIPMAGLIDVGAEMARIDKQLEKLAQEIARIEGKLSNQGFVAKAPAAVIDKERAKMTDLTRDIEKLNEQKIELAKI, encoded by the coding sequence ATGGAAAAAACATACAACCCAAAGTCTATCGAACAAGCCCTTTACCAAAACTGGGAAGAGCAAGGTTACTTCAAGCCTAGCGGCGATGAATCACAAGGCAATTATTGCATCATGATCCCGCCACCGAATGTAACCGGTAGCTTACACATGGGTCATGCCTTCCAAGATACCATCATGGATACCCTTACCCGCTATGAGCGCATGAAAGGTAAAAATACCTTGTGGCAAATCGGCACCGACCACGCAGGTATTGCGACTCAAATGTTGGTTGAGCGTAAGCTTGAAGCCGAAGAAGGTAAAACTCGCCATGATTTAGGCCGTGACGCCTTTATTGATAAAGTGTGGGACTGGAAAGAACAGTCTGGTGGCACCATCACTAAACAGCTTCGCCGCATGGGCGCATCTGTTGATTGGGATCGCGAACGTTTTACGATGGACGAAGGCTTATCTAAAGCTGTTCAAGAAGTGTTTGTTCGCCTATACGATGACGAATTAATTTATCGTGGTAAGCGCTTAGTTAACTGGGATCCAAAACTTCATACCGCCATTTCTGACTTAGAAGTTGAAAATAAAGAGAAGCAAGGCCACATGTGGCACTTCCGCTATCCTTTGGCCCAAGGCGCATTAACGGCCGATGGTAAAGACTATCTCGAAGTGGCCACGACTCGCCCAGAAACCATGTTAGGTGACAGCGCAGTAGCCGTGCATCCAGATGATGAACGTTATCAATCATTAATTGGCAAATTCATTCTATTGCCTATCGTTAACCGTTTAGTGCCAATTGTTGCCGACGATTACGTCGATATGGAATTTGGTACTGGTTGCGTAAAAATCACTCCAGCCCATGACTTTAACGACTATGAAGTCGGTAAACGTCATCAACTGCCTATGTACAGTATCTTTACGTTAGATGCCTGTGTCCGCAGTTTTGTTGAAGTCATCAACACCGATGGCACCCCAAACAAAGACATTGAAATTGCCTTACCAGAGCGTTATGTCGGTCTTGATCGTTTTAAAGCTCGTACAGTAATTGTTGAAGAGTTTGAAACATTAGGCTTACTTGAAAAAATCGCTCCGCACGGCTTAAAAGTACCCTATGGCGATCGCTCAGGTGTGGTAATAGAACCTCTATTAACCGACCAGTGGTATGTGGCTGTTCAATCAATGGCAAAAACGGCTATTGAAGCGGTAGAAACCGGCGAAATTAAGTTTGTGCCGCAACAATACGAGAACATGTACTTCTCGTGGATGCGTGATATTAAAGACTGGTGTATTTCACGCCAGTTATGGTGGGGACACCGTATTCCAGCTTGGTACGACGAAAACGGTAAAGTCTATGTTGGCCGTAACGAAGCGGAAGTGCGTGCTAAGCACCAATTTGCTGACTCAGTGGTATTACGTCAAGACGACGACGTATTAGATACTTGGTTCAGCTCGGCATTATGGACATTTTCAACCTTAGGTTGGCCGGATAACTTAGAAGATTTAAAAACCTTCCACCCAACCGATGTGTTGGTTACCGGTTTTGACATTATCTTCTTCTGGGTTGCGCGGATGATTATGATGACAATGCACTTCATTAAAGATGAAGATGGCAAACCACAAGTACCTTTCAAAACCGTTTACGTTACTGGCCTTATCCGTGACGAAGCCGGCAATAAGATGTCAAAATCTAAAGGTAACGTACTTGACCCATTAGACATGATCGACGGTATCGATCTTGAAACGTTAGTAACTAAGCGTACTGGCAACATGATGCAGCCACAACTGGCGGCAAAAATTGAAAAAAGTACCCGCAAAGAATTTGCCGACGGCATTGAAGCCCACGGTACCGATGCCCTGCGCTTTACGTTAGCAGCAATGGCATCAACGGGTCGTGACATCAACTGGGACATGAAACGTCTTGATGGCTACCGCAGTTTCTGTAACAAGTTATGGAATGCGTCACGTTACGTGTTAATGAACACTGAAGTGCAGACGGATCCCGATAGCGATGAAGCTGGCGAACCTTTAGATTGCGGTCAACTATTAGTTAATGGCAAACCAGGAACAATGGAGTTGTCATTAGCCGATCGTTGGATCATTGGTTTGTTTAACCAAACCGTGAAAACCTTTGATGACCACATGGCCGCTTATCGTTTTGACCTAGCCGCTAACACTTTATACGAGTTCACTTGGAACCAATTCTGTGACTGGTACTTAGAGCTAACCAAGCCAGTAATGCAAAATGGTAGCGACGCGCAAATGCGTGGAACGCGCCATACATTAGTTAATGTGCTTGAAAAAATGCAACGCCTAATGCACCCAATTATGCCGTACATTACCGAAACGATTTGGCAGCGTGTTAAGCCATTAGCGGGCGTAACAGGCGATACCATCATGCTAGCATCGTTCCCAACTTATCAAGCCGATCAAGTTGATGCGACCGCGATGGCCGATCTTGAATGGGTTAAGCAAGTGATTGTGGCAGTACGTAATATTCGTGCAGAACTTAACATTGCGCCTTCTAAGCCACTTAATGCATTAGTGCGCGGTGTAAGCTACGAGGATCGTATTCGCCTTGAAGCTAACCAAACCTTCTTTGCTAGTCTCGCAAAATTAGAAACCATCACTATCCTTGAAGAAGGTGAAACGGCACCAATGTCGAGCACGCAATTAGTTGGCAATATGGAGCTGTTAATTCCAATGGCTGGTTTGATCGATGTCGGCGCAGAAATGGCCCGTATTGATAAACAACTAGAAAAGCTTGCTCAAGAGATAGCCCGTATTGAGGGTAAATTATCTAATCAAGGCTTTGTGGCTAAAGCCCCTGCCGCGGTAATTGATAAAGAACGCGCTAAAATGACCGATTTAACTCGTGATATTGAAAAACTAAACGAGCAAAAAATTGAATTGGCCAAGATTTAA
- a CDS encoding PBPRA1643 family SWIM/SEC-C metal-binding motif protein yields MSDKFFFKGRQTPKPAYGESGYNTKRAAKLGTEALPLKLSVQTEARKVEVAEIVADKQLFANITIDADKPENIIDLSGILNKPKTVSFEAKPNRNDACPCGSGKKYKKCCGA; encoded by the coding sequence ATGTCTGATAAATTCTTTTTTAAAGGTCGTCAAACCCCTAAACCGGCCTATGGCGAAAGTGGTTATAACACCAAACGCGCAGCCAAACTTGGCACAGAAGCATTACCGCTTAAATTGTCAGTACAAACTGAAGCGCGCAAAGTTGAAGTCGCTGAAATAGTGGCCGACAAACAGTTGTTTGCCAATATCACTATTGATGCCGACAAACCTGAAAACATCATTGATTTAAGCGGTATATTAAATAAACCGAAAACAGTCAGCTTTGAAGCTAAACCTAACCGTAATGATGCTTGCCCTTGTGGTAGTGGTAAAAAATACAAAAAGTGTTGTGGTGCATAA
- a CDS encoding MFS transporter yields the protein MSTNSHSSNDLSEVKQLGMWAAISSLGYIFWLVGGMELIERIAYYGVKASAGLYAKAPVSQGGLGINLSDYGIIISVWALLQTFVPVLTGGISDRVGYKETIFVSTIIKICGYLTMAFFPSFWGFLAGAMLLAMGTGVFKPGIQGTLVLSTNRNNTSMAWGIFYQVVNIGGFLVPLVAVHMRQLSWDNVFYACATIISLNFLFLLAYKEPGKDERLERTRKVKSGELQQEALWKDALRELKKPVVIYYMLVFAGFWFLYNSLFDVLPIHIAEWVDTSVIVTSLFGPEGTSNGILQFWLGLSNDGTKVMPEGMLNLNAGMIMTTCFIVAALTAKYRITTAMFVGCLLSILAIALVGAFNAAWMIVLAIAMFSVGEMMISPKKNEFMGNIAPEGKKAMYLGFVMLPQGIGWTLEGYFGPKLYDMYASKERIAREALSEHGMNLTDIANIPQGEAFNRLVSVTGQEPQALTQALYQANNIGMAWYIIAAIGIISAVGIFIYGKWLLRMQRQQMA from the coding sequence ATGAGCACTAATTCACACTCAAGCAATGACTTGAGTGAAGTAAAACAATTAGGTATGTGGGCAGCAATAAGCAGTTTAGGTTATATATTTTGGCTTGTTGGTGGTATGGAGCTAATAGAACGCATTGCCTATTATGGTGTAAAAGCCAGTGCAGGTTTATACGCTAAAGCGCCTGTATCACAAGGCGGACTGGGCATTAATTTAAGTGATTACGGTATTATCATATCGGTCTGGGCGTTACTGCAAACCTTCGTCCCCGTGTTAACCGGCGGAATTTCTGATCGTGTCGGCTACAAAGAAACCATTTTCGTTTCTACCATCATCAAAATATGTGGTTATTTAACCATGGCATTCTTCCCCAGTTTCTGGGGTTTTCTCGCCGGAGCCATGTTGCTAGCCATGGGTACAGGGGTATTCAAACCCGGAATTCAAGGCACTTTAGTACTGTCAACTAATCGTAATAATACTTCGATGGCTTGGGGTATTTTTTACCAAGTAGTTAATATTGGTGGTTTTTTAGTTCCACTGGTTGCAGTGCATATGCGCCAATTATCTTGGGATAATGTGTTTTATGCTTGTGCGACGATTATCTCATTAAACTTTTTATTTTTATTGGCTTACAAAGAACCCGGTAAAGACGAGCGTTTAGAGCGCACTCGTAAAGTAAAATCTGGCGAACTACAGCAAGAGGCATTGTGGAAAGATGCCCTTAGAGAGCTAAAAAAACCAGTGGTTATTTACTATATGCTAGTGTTTGCCGGCTTTTGGTTTTTATATAACTCATTATTTGATGTACTGCCAATCCATATTGCTGAATGGGTTGATACCAGCGTCATAGTCACCTCTCTATTTGGTCCAGAGGGCACCAGTAATGGCATATTACAATTCTGGCTTGGCCTGAGTAATGACGGCACCAAAGTGATGCCTGAAGGTATGCTCAACCTTAATGCAGGGATGATCATGACCACCTGCTTTATTGTTGCTGCACTCACGGCTAAATATCGCATTACAACTGCCATGTTTGTCGGTTGCTTATTGAGTATTTTAGCCATTGCTTTGGTGGGTGCGTTTAATGCAGCTTGGATGATTGTACTGGCTATTGCCATGTTCTCTGTCGGTGAAATGATGATAAGCCCAAAAAAGAACGAGTTTATGGGTAACATCGCACCTGAAGGAAAAAAAGCCATGTACTTAGGTTTTGTTATGTTACCTCAAGGCATAGGTTGGACGTTAGAAGGTTATTTCGGACCTAAACTGTATGACATGTACGCTTCAAAAGAGCGCATCGCTCGTGAAGCCTTGTCTGAACATGGCATGAACCTAACAGACATTGCTAACATCCCACAAGGTGAAGCATTTAACCGCTTAGTCAGCGTCACAGGCCAAGAGCCACAAGCCTTAACCCAAGCTTTATATCAAGCCAACAACATCGGTATGGCATGGTACATTATTGCCGCAATTGGAATTATTTCAGCCGTAGGTATTTTCATCTACGGCAAATGGCTATTAAGAATGCAACGCCAGCAAATGGCTTAA